From the Streptomyces sp. NBC_00376 genome, one window contains:
- a CDS encoding M20 family metallopeptidase, with protein MTEFSLEALLTDIEMLVCCESPSSDLDAVAHSAEVLADLGKALLGVEPERIVLDGRTHLRWRFGDGPARVLLLGHHDTVWPMGSLETHPFSVADGVLRGPGCFDMKAGVVMALHAAAALPHRAGLSILVTGDEELGSPSSRALIEEEARGCEATFVLEASADGGAIKTRRKGVSHYRIEVTGRAAHAGLEPEKGINAGIEIAHQVLAVAALADPECGTSVVPTVLSAGTTVNTVPAAAVVDVDVRVWDEEEQLRVDRAVRALQPVLADAQVRISGGINRPPLDAASSAALFGLARELSAEMGLRKPTEAAVGGASDGNYTAGLGVPTLDGLGAVGGGAHSDHEHVLIEELPWRTTLLFALVENVLAKGSPSIPVNPADNSGRARR; from the coding sequence ATGACGGAATTCAGCTTGGAAGCTTTGCTCACCGACATCGAGATGTTGGTGTGCTGCGAATCCCCGTCGTCCGACCTCGACGCGGTGGCGCACAGCGCTGAGGTGCTGGCGGACCTCGGCAAGGCGTTGCTCGGCGTGGAGCCGGAGCGGATCGTCCTCGACGGCCGGACGCATCTGCGCTGGCGGTTCGGCGACGGCCCGGCACGCGTGCTGCTGCTCGGCCACCACGACACCGTCTGGCCGATGGGTTCCCTGGAAACGCACCCGTTTTCCGTGGCAGACGGGGTCTTGCGGGGGCCGGGCTGCTTCGACATGAAGGCGGGCGTCGTGATGGCGCTGCATGCGGCCGCGGCATTGCCGCACCGGGCCGGATTGTCCATCTTGGTCACTGGCGACGAGGAGCTGGGCTCCCCGTCGTCGCGAGCGCTGATCGAGGAAGAGGCGCGCGGCTGCGAGGCGACGTTCGTGCTGGAGGCTTCGGCGGACGGCGGCGCGATCAAGACCCGGCGCAAAGGCGTTTCCCACTACCGGATCGAGGTGACCGGCCGCGCCGCGCACGCCGGGCTCGAACCGGAGAAGGGGATCAATGCCGGGATCGAGATCGCGCACCAGGTGCTCGCGGTCGCCGCGCTCGCCGATCCGGAGTGCGGGACCAGCGTGGTGCCGACCGTGCTTTCGGCTGGCACGACGGTCAATACCGTGCCAGCGGCGGCCGTGGTCGACGTCGACGTGCGGGTGTGGGACGAGGAGGAACAGCTCCGCGTCGACCGGGCGGTGCGGGCGTTGCAGCCCGTGCTGGCGGACGCACAGGTGCGGATCAGCGGCGGGATCAACCGTCCGCCGCTGGACGCCGCCTCTTCGGCCGCGTTGTTCGGGCTGGCGCGGGAATTGTCCGCGGAAATGGGTCTGCGAAAACCGACCGAGGCGGCCGTCGGCGGTGCTTCGGACGGCAACTACACCGCGGGTCTGGGAGTGCCGACTCTCGACGGTCTCGGCGCGGTCGGCGGCGGGGCGCACTCGGATCACGAACATGTCCTGATCGAAGAATTGCCGTGGCGGACCACATTGCTGTTCGCGCTGGTGGAAAACGTGTTGGCGAAGGGGAGTCCGTCGATTCCGGTGAATCCGGCGGACAATTCTGGTCGAGCCCGACGGTGA
- a CDS encoding amidohydrolase family protein, with product MRTLLRGGRVIDPATGFDGTADVLVSDDEVIAVGPGLPTADDQVDIDVAGYIVGPGFIDLHSHVHSIAGQRLQAMDGVTTALDLEAGMMPVERAYAEAAAAGRPLHYGFSASWGSARAKVLAGIEPDANINTGLAVLGNPAWQRTSSKAELAAWLSLVEGELAAGALGVGVLLGYAPASDPAEFLALAKLAKQAEAPTYTHVRELVEMDPATPVDGSQEIAIVAAETGAAMHHCHVNSTSGRHVDRVLATLESSRSAGSRVTVEAYPYGAGSTGIGAAFLSPERLKMKGLDPTRVLMLETGERIADEARLLQVRAEDPGAPCILEFLDEEKPKDRALLHQTLAFPDSIVASDAMPVYWRNAGNESTQWPLPPGGTTHPRTAGTFSKSLRLMVREAGVWTWLEAFRRCSYLPARVLDEVAPGARTKGRLNVGADADIVVLDPATITDTATYFDSTRPSVGVRHLFVAGTPVVRDGQLLTDAYPGRPLRGEPR from the coding sequence ATGCGGACACTATTGCGGGGCGGTCGCGTCATCGACCCGGCTACGGGCTTTGACGGCACGGCTGACGTGCTGGTCTCCGACGACGAGGTCATCGCCGTCGGACCAGGGCTGCCGACTGCCGACGACCAGGTCGACATTGATGTCGCGGGGTACATCGTCGGACCCGGGTTCATCGATCTGCACAGCCACGTGCACTCCATCGCGGGCCAGCGGCTGCAGGCGATGGACGGCGTCACGACGGCGCTCGACCTGGAAGCCGGGATGATGCCCGTCGAACGGGCCTACGCCGAGGCGGCCGCGGCGGGACGCCCGCTGCACTACGGCTTCTCGGCCTCCTGGGGTTCAGCGCGGGCCAAGGTGCTCGCCGGCATCGAACCGGACGCGAACATCAACACCGGACTCGCCGTGCTCGGCAATCCGGCCTGGCAGCGGACCTCGTCGAAGGCCGAACTGGCCGCCTGGCTGTCCCTTGTGGAGGGTGAGCTGGCGGCGGGCGCGCTGGGCGTCGGCGTGCTGCTCGGGTACGCCCCGGCCAGCGATCCGGCCGAGTTCCTGGCGTTGGCGAAGCTGGCCAAGCAGGCCGAAGCGCCCACGTACACGCATGTCCGCGAGCTGGTCGAGATGGACCCGGCCACGCCGGTCGACGGGTCGCAGGAGATCGCGATCGTCGCGGCCGAGACCGGTGCCGCGATGCACCACTGTCACGTCAACAGCACGTCCGGACGGCACGTCGACCGGGTGCTCGCCACGCTGGAATCGAGCCGTTCCGCCGGGTCGCGGGTGACGGTCGAGGCCTATCCCTACGGTGCGGGCAGCACCGGCATCGGCGCGGCCTTCCTTTCGCCCGAACGGCTCAAGATGAAGGGCCTCGACCCGACGCGCGTGCTGATGCTGGAGACCGGCGAGCGGATCGCCGACGAGGCCCGGCTGCTGCAGGTCCGCGCCGAGGACCCAGGTGCGCCGTGCATCCTCGAGTTCCTCGACGAGGAGAAACCGAAGGACCGGGCCCTGCTGCACCAGACGCTCGCCTTCCCGGATTCGATCGTCGCGAGCGACGCCATGCCGGTGTACTGGCGAAACGCCGGCAACGAATCCACCCAATGGCCGCTGCCCCCTGGGGGTACGACGCACCCGCGCACGGCGGGCACGTTCTCCAAGTCGCTGCGGCTGATGGTGCGCGAGGCCGGGGTCTGGACCTGGCTGGAGGCGTTCCGGCGCTGCTCCTACTTGCCCGCGCGGGTGCTCGACGAGGTCGCGCCCGGCGCGCGGACCAAGGGCAGGCTGAACGTCGGCGCGGACGCGGACATCGTCGTACTCGACCCCGCCACCATCACCGACACGGCCACGTACTTCGATTCGACCCGGCCCTCGGTCGGCGTCCGGCACCTGTTCGTCGCGGGAACCCCGGTGGTCCGCGACGGGCAGCTGCTCACCGACGCGTACCCTGGCCGGCCGCTGCGGGGGGAGCCACGATGA
- a CDS encoding serine hydrolase, giving the protein MVTESELVATITARAAEVGVQVWLHAADLNGPRQVGIDAEEPVVTASVFKVPVAVELARQAADGEFDLAERIAVAPGHPTASPYGLATFRHDVTMSWYDLAVLMIGISDNVATDLILGKVGKAAVARTLRRLGLPHTAVPHDCGELLRTIGEDLGIDYQDDERILAALPAEQLARLRALTPEETCRTTAAESTRLLGLIWRDEAAPAAACADVRRWLELQVWPHRLRSGFADDDVRISGKTGTLPSLRNEIGVVEYPDGGRYAVGVFTRAVDARSRVPERDAFIGFAAAQAVDWLRR; this is encoded by the coding sequence ATGGTCACCGAATCGGAACTGGTCGCGACAATCACCGCCCGGGCGGCGGAAGTCGGCGTCCAGGTCTGGCTGCACGCGGCCGATCTGAACGGCCCGCGACAGGTGGGCATCGACGCCGAGGAGCCGGTGGTCACCGCGTCCGTGTTCAAGGTTCCCGTAGCAGTGGAACTTGCCCGGCAGGCGGCCGACGGTGAATTCGACCTCGCCGAGCGGATCGCGGTGGCACCGGGACATCCGACCGCCAGCCCGTACGGCCTTGCGACGTTCCGCCACGACGTCACAATGTCCTGGTACGACCTGGCCGTCCTGATGATCGGCATCAGCGACAACGTCGCCACAGACCTGATCCTCGGGAAGGTGGGAAAGGCCGCGGTCGCCAGGACGCTGCGGCGGCTCGGCCTCCCGCACACGGCCGTCCCGCACGACTGCGGGGAGCTGTTGCGCACGATCGGCGAGGACCTCGGGATCGACTACCAGGACGACGAACGGATCCTGGCCGCGTTGCCGGCCGAACAACTCGCCAGGCTGCGTGCGTTGACACCCGAAGAGACCTGCCGGACCACCGCCGCGGAAAGCACTCGGTTGCTGGGCCTGATCTGGCGTGATGAGGCAGCGCCCGCGGCGGCGTGCGCCGACGTCCGGCGCTGGCTGGAACTGCAGGTGTGGCCGCACCGGCTGCGCTCCGGCTTCGCGGACGACGACGTCAGGATCAGCGGCAAGACCGGAACGCTGCCCTCGCTGCGCAACGAGATCGGCGTGGTGGAGTACCCGGACGGCGGCCGGTACGCAGTCGGTGTCTTCACCAGGGCTGTCGATGCCCGATCGAGAGTTCCCGAGCGTGACGCCTTCATCGGGTTCGCCGCCGCCCAGGCGGTGGACTGGCTTCGGCGGTAA
- a CDS encoding MFS transporter — MTAVVTEDTWTSERINRTATITMVVMLCAWSIDYIDRFSISMALPSIGEEFHLGKTAQGSLVTVFALVYMICQIPAGYLADRYGSRKPMLITLVLWSLFTALTGMAGTFGLLLLFRGLFGACQGAFPAASFKAIAERTTPERRGTATSVMLSASGIAGLAPLLVAPLLTAIGWRHTFLWMAGCGAAIGIGLWALLPKALPDRLSRLPQAAVTMPEVSRAQVLKSPGVWKFAVLFCAMNMLSYGLVTWVPSYLLEARHLSLNETGVLSAIPSLVGFATTIFGGWLFDRYFHDKARWYLVSIATVTSVLLVLMVSAGSAATFTVYETLAVGVFGMATMCVFGLPLRVLPTAVAGLGSGMTNFGGQVAGVIAPLAMGWLADAFSYTAAFGFLIGTTLLTAVIAFWVPQRAEQFNFPSTGTK; from the coding sequence ATGACCGCAGTGGTCACCGAGGACACCTGGACATCTGAGCGGATCAACCGGACAGCGACGATCACGATGGTGGTCATGCTGTGCGCCTGGTCGATCGACTACATCGACCGGTTCTCCATCAGCATGGCTCTGCCGTCGATCGGAGAGGAGTTCCACCTCGGCAAGACCGCGCAGGGCTCGTTGGTCACCGTCTTCGCGCTGGTCTACATGATCTGCCAGATACCGGCTGGCTACCTGGCCGATCGGTATGGCTCTCGCAAACCGATGCTGATCACGCTCGTGCTGTGGTCGTTGTTCACCGCTTTGACCGGGATGGCCGGCACCTTCGGTCTGCTCCTGCTGTTCCGTGGCCTGTTCGGTGCTTGTCAGGGCGCGTTCCCGGCGGCGTCGTTCAAAGCCATCGCGGAACGGACGACACCGGAGAGACGGGGGACCGCCACGAGCGTGATGTTGTCCGCCAGCGGGATCGCCGGCCTTGCACCCCTGCTCGTCGCCCCCCTGCTGACAGCCATAGGCTGGCGGCACACCTTCCTCTGGATGGCGGGTTGTGGCGCGGCCATCGGCATCGGGCTGTGGGCGCTCCTGCCCAAGGCGTTGCCGGACCGGCTCAGCCGGCTGCCGCAGGCGGCGGTGACGATGCCCGAAGTCTCGCGTGCCCAAGTGCTGAAGTCCCCGGGCGTGTGGAAGTTCGCGGTGCTGTTCTGCGCGATGAACATGCTCAGCTACGGCCTGGTCACCTGGGTGCCCAGCTATCTGCTCGAGGCCAGACACCTGTCGCTGAACGAGACCGGCGTGCTGTCGGCGATCCCGAGTCTGGTGGGCTTCGCGACGACCATCTTCGGCGGCTGGCTGTTCGACCGGTACTTCCATGACAAGGCCAGGTGGTACCTGGTGTCCATCGCGACGGTGACCTCGGTCCTGCTCGTCCTGATGGTGTCGGCGGGCAGCGCGGCGACATTCACGGTCTACGAGACGTTGGCCGTCGGAGTGTTCGGGATGGCGACGATGTGCGTCTTCGGCCTTCCGCTGCGGGTGCTTCCCACGGCGGTGGCCGGACTCGGTTCCGGGATGACGAACTTCGGAGGCCAGGTCGCCGGCGTCATCGCGCCGCTGGCGATGGGCTGGCTGGCGGACGCGTTCTCCTACACCGCGGCGTTCGGCTTCCTCATCGGCACCACGCTGCTCACCGCGGTGATCGCGTTCTGGGTCCCACAGCGCGCCGAACAGTTCAACTTCCCGTCGACCGGCACCAAGTAG